From the Tautonia marina genome, the window CGACGGTCGAGCCGTCCGTAAGGAATGAACAAGCGATCAATCTCGTCCGGGGTCATGCCGATTCCCGTGTCGGCAACCTCGAATTCGATCAAGGGCCGAGGCTCCTCGTTCTCGGACTCGACCGAAACCAGCCGAACCGTGAGCTTCACCAGCCCACGATCCGTGTACTTGACCGAATTACTCACGAGGTTGACCAGCACTTGCTTGAGCCGAACGGCATCGGTGTCAATCCGTTCGGGGATGCTGCCCTCGAAGCCAACCTGCAACGCCAATCCCTTGCGGCGGGCGAGCACTCCGATGAGTGATTCCACCTCGGCGAGCACCCGCGGTAGTTCCACCGATCGCCGATTCACCTCCAGCCGGCCGGCCTCGATTCGGGAGAGATCGAGTACGTCGTTGACAATATCCAGCAGATGCTCGCCGTTCTCTCGGATAGTGCGCAGGGCATCGAGCCGAGCCGGCTCCTCTCCCGGCTGAACTTCGCGCAGGAGTTCGTCGGAATAACCGAGAATCGCCGTCATGGGCGTACGGATCTCGTGGCTCATCTGAGCCAGAAAATCACTCTTGGCTCGGTTTGCCGCCTCGGCCTCGGAGGTCAGTTCGGCGAGCCTGCGATTGGCCCGTTCGAGCGCATCGGCGTGTTCGGCAAGCTGGATCTGAGCGCGTGTCCGCTCCTCGATTTCCTTCGTCAACCGTTCGTTCAATCGCATGACGCCCGGTAATTCGAGAGCGCGAGGAACGATCGGAATCATGGCCACGACCGTCATCCACGAAGCTGCCGCGGTGATGGCCTTGGAAACGCCCAGCAGCCGATAGGCAGGCCACGAGAACATGGTGGCGTCAATCAGGTGCGTTATTCCGCACGTGAGAATAAAAATTCCAAAAAGATAAAAAACTTTATGAAACGGAACATCTTTTCGTCGCGTTACGAAGAACAGGAGTACACAAGGGATTGTCAGATATGCCCCCCAGATGGCCAGATCTGCTCCGATGTGAAGCCACCCCAGGGCCGGAGTCCATCCCGTTCCGCAATGCCATCGCGCGGGGAAACCAGAGGTGTCGAACAGGCGACCGAAGACGTCGATCATGAAAATGAACCGCAAGCGGTGAGTCGAACCGAAACGCAGCAGATCAACCGATCGGCCCCGGAGCATGGCGCTTGCCATGCAACCCTGACGGAGTCGTCCTTACGCGATCGCGGGGATTCCAGGCATTCTACGATGGCCCTAAACGGTCACCCAACCCAGGAACATTCCAGTGTACGCCCCGCCATTGAGCATGAACAGGGCAACCGCGCTCGATTAACGCTCGCATCGTCCGATCACCGTGAGTCCTTCTCGAAATTCAACCGATCAACACGCAATGGCCCAACCCCTGGCACCTTTCTTGGGCCACCGATCTCCCCTCCGACCGATTTCTCGCATTCGTTCAGGACTTGCCAAGACCGCTTCGAGAGAAAGTTCACCCCACACCCATGACTGGCCACAATCGGCCAAGGGTGAGTGTTCTTGTTATTGGTAGATGCTTGGGGCATCAGTTGATCGATTGCTCCCTGAAGGCATCCCATTGGCTCAGTTCACCTTCATACAACGCACACAGGTGGTATACGGCATTGGTATCGGCCCCGTCGCTGCCCCAGCGCATGCCGCGCTGGTTGAGTCGCTGGTAGACGACCGTCTTGCATACCGCTTCGATGCGAGCCGAGCCGATTGGCCAGCCCTCGGCCCGGTATCGCGGGTCGTCTATCCGGTGCAGGTTGTTGCGGAGGTCGCCGGTCGTCAGGCAGTGTTCCTCCCGGGTCGCGGGCGTTCGGCCTCACAGGTCCAACGCCTCCAACTCGCCAAGGATCGCGACGCCAGCCTCGTGCTTCATCCGGTGGCTCCAGCGATCCGTCAGGTCCGCGGCGGCGGGCGCGTCGACGCCGCAGTACGCCTTAGCCAGGTTGCCGAGGTGCTCGGCGGCGTGGTCGAAGTCCAGCATCCGCACGCCACAAGGGAAAAACACGTCCATGAGCGTGTCCAGCACGGCGCCGCCGTCGGTCAACGCCACCCACTGCTCCGCCTGGTCCATGCCGATCTGGGCCGCTTGCCGCCGCATCCGCGTCCCAGCTCGTCGAGGTCCATCAGCCCGGCCTGGTAGCGGGTCGCCGGTGGATGGGCTCCGGAGGTTGCGTCGCCGCGGTCGGGCCGGGGGTTGAAGAGCTTGCCCACCCAGGCCATCCGCCCGTCGGCCTTCGCCCCCGCGGCCCCTGGATGCCCAGGCCCGTGGCCTCGACGCTGGCATAGGCGACCGTCCGGCCGCGGGCGTCGCGATTCCAATGCCAAGCGACGGCCGTCCCGAGGGTGTGCCCCGCCTCCCAGAGCCCGCCGAGCCGCCGGGGGCCGGACCGCGGCGATCCTGCTGAGCGTCACGCAGCGTGCCCGGGCCTTCGGCCTGGAGCCGTGGTCGTATCTGCGCGACCTGCTCGGGCGGGTGAGCACGCACCCGGCGAGCTGGATTGCAGAGTTGCTCCCCGATCAGTGGCAACCGGGCTGCGAGCGGTCCTGAGTCCGTCAAACGCGGCCCCCGTCGCCAACGCATCCTGTCGTCCCCCTCGACGGCTCGTGCCGCCGCGATCCCGTCCGGTCCCCGCATCGACCAAGCCGCAATCGCATCGCTCCGTCAAGAACGAGCTCGGCCGATCGCTTACGCCGGGCTGACCTCCAGGCTCGAGGTGCCCAGCCCGGCTGCTTGCCGCACCGGTCTGCATCGGCGACAATCCCAGGGCCACCCAGACGGTTGCAACGCACCCGAGGACAGAGCACTTCGGCTGGAGGTAATCCCATGGACCGAGAACGAGCGCAGGACTTCGATCAGGGACTACTCGACCTCTACGACGATTATGCACACGGCCGCCTCGACCGCCGCGAGTTCGCTCGACGGGCGGCGGCCTTCGCCGTGGGCGGGCTCACTGCCGAGGCGCTGTTGGCACGGCTCAGCCCGAACTACGCGCTCGCGCAGCAGGTCGCCCCCGGCGACGAGCGGATCCACGTCGAGTATGCGACCTACGAGTCGCCCAGGGGCGGCGGGACGATTCGAGGGCTCCTCGCCCGCCCGCGGGCCGAGGACGCGACGTACCCGGCGGTCCTCGTCATCCACGAGAATCGCGGGCTGAACCCGTACATCGAGGACGTCGCGAGGCG encodes:
- a CDS encoding transposase domain-containing protein; translated protein: MPTQAIRPSAFAPAAPGCPGPWPRRWHRRPSGRGRRDSNAKRRPSRGCAPPPRARRAAGGRTAAILLSVTQRARAFGLEPWSYLRDLLGRVSTHPASWIAELLPDQWQPGCERS
- a CDS encoding ATP-binding protein, coding for MASAMLRGRSVDLLRFGSTHRLRFIFMIDVFGRLFDTSGFPARWHCGTGWTPALGWLHIGADLAIWGAYLTIPCVLLFFVTRRKDVPFHKVFYLFGIFILTCGITHLIDATMFSWPAYRLLGVSKAITAAASWMTVVAMIPIVPRALELPGVMRLNERLTKEIEERTRAQIQLAEHADALERANRRLAELTSEAEAANRAKSDFLAQMSHEIRTPMTAILGYSDELLREVQPGEEPARLDALRTIRENGEHLLDIVNDVLDLSRIEAGRLEVNRRSVELPRVLAEVESLIGVLARRKGLALQVGFEGSIPERIDTDAVRLKQVLVNLVSNSVKYTDRGLVKLTVRLVSVESENEEPRPLIEFEVADTGIGMTPDEIDRLFIPYGRLDRRDDPRGSTGLGLAISRRLVELLGGTIQVNSTPGAGTTVCVTIDPGNLDGIPRLSSDPSSGSTLAASPDATTEDAAELPEGLRVLLAEDTVSNQRLIGRILGQVGVCLDVVNDGAEAVDAVERSEAEGNGYHVILMDMLMPNLGGLDAAARLRAIGCRTPIVALTANVMDGDRERYLRSGCDGYLGKPIDRLQLLATLARFGPPRSNHSETSPPPH